In one Bombyx mori chromosome 22, ASM3026992v2 genomic region, the following are encoded:
- the LOC101746747 gene encoding glycogen debranching enzyme, producing MAIERSAAAEAARAPATPTAAPLPAPTTVITLEHGEHFDSTLYRFEKGCYLQFCPGPSLLGRKVFLYTNYVLTDDEQDDQSEFIRNQYYGLEWRAEGEEGEKGESLGAGPLVTDTDLYCKIKLARAGSFHFYFVYDNAESKIGPQGSGWFHVAPTLRAGPGGAARIPLDGVAMQTVLAKSLGPLPRWENTLRVAKETGYNMIHFTPIQELGGSNSSYSIANQLKLNPRFGQDTGREVTFADVENIVAKIKNDWNMLSICDVVLNHTANETSWVAEHPEATYNCGSCAYLRPAALLDAALAALTARVARALHAPPVPPRVTQHAHVEAIKHILETQVVPELRLHEMYMCNVSELVQEFYFLARNKVPAVKAPAEAERPVLKLVEDPQYRRLRATVDLDAALQLYNVYRSECYDEESRLKKCCEELKLNLEQLNEAAAEQVRGHLRAAVDNVVAGMRYYRLQSDGPKIEEVSAKNPLVPRYFTWACDVESCSSAEVEAALYGGEGGAVMAHNGWVMGADPLTDFAARPAAAVYLRRDLLAWGDSIKLRYGDKPEDSPFLWAHMREYVELTAEVFDGLRLDNCHSTPLHVAEYMLDCARNVKPDLYVVAELFTNSDHVDNIFVNRLGITSLIREAQSAWDSHEQGRLLHRFGGRGAGAFMWGGPRPAVPHVARAALYDLTHDNPSPIDKRSVWDLLPSSALVSMACCATGSTRGYDELVPHHVHVVDESRLYCEWSEGAEPAEGGVGPACGILAAKRALNELHLQLAQGGYDEVYVDQMDADVVAVTRHEPRSRRSVIAVAFTAFRPPAAAARRAPPPLRFEGQLEQILIETGLRIKDHTAGPFSKHPRYITGLAQYDAPVRRDVPLAQSDVFAAERTEGQTTILEFKPLSPGTVVVIRVAPRPAAASAVAALHRHMELAGGGDPYGLQPALAELDLVDFNVLLYRCDAEERDAGGGGVYDVPGHGPLVYAGLQGVISLLSEITPNDDLGHPLCDNLRAGDWLMDYTCARLERDPRLAAVAAKYREAFRPISALPRFLVPAYFAAAAGALHGALVAAALRRLRAPAGTLRAALALTSVQLTGHVPSATLPAPLPASPTAPAPRGPRPGSLSAGLPHFVVGYTRCWGRDTFIALRGMFLLTGRYEDARLHILSYGACLRHGLIPNLLDCGKNARYNCRDAVWWWLYCVQQYCKEAPDGLSLLSEPVCRLQAREEGAPAAAPLHELLQDALDTHFQGLVFRERNAGRTIDAHMTDKGFNVQIGIDPETGFPFGGNDSNCGTWMDKMGSSDKAGNRGQPATPRDGSAIELVALAYSTARWLAELHRAGRYPTPGLVRRHRDGTLTSWTFAQWADRIRASFERHFWVPPTPAAPDARPDLVHRRAIYKDTHGASRPWADYQLRCNFPVAMALAPDLFDPRHAWQALDQVEKLLLGPLGVKTLDPADWAYRPDYDNSNDSDDPSVAHGFNYHQGPEWGWPLGFYVRARLAFAHPCGKHARAVAAGYRALGPSAGELRASPWRGLPELTNAGGAYCRDSCRSQAWTAASALEALHELRAARRARPLAD from the exons ATGGCGATCGAGCGCAGCGCTGCCGCGGAGGCCGCGCGTGCCCCCGCCACGCCCACCGCAGCCCCCCTGCCCGCCCCCACCACCGTCATCACCCTCGAACACGGGGAGCATTTTGACTCTACGTTATATAG attTGAAAAAGGCTGCTATTTACAATTTTGTCCCGGACCAAGTTTATTAGGCCGGAAGGTGTTCCTTTACACTAATTATGTGCTCACTGATGATGAAC AAGACGATCAATCCGAGTTCATCCGCAATCAGTACTACGGGCTGGAGTGGCGCGCCGAGGGGGAGGAGGGAGAGAAGGGCGAGTCGTTGGGAGCCGGGCCCCTCGTCACCGACACCGACCTCTACTGTAAGATCAAGCTGGCCAGGGCTGGCTCCTTCCATTTCTACTTCGTCTATGATAATGC AGAATCTAAGATAGGTCCCCAAGGCTCGGGCTGGTTCCACGTGGCGCCGACGCTGCGCGCGGGCCCGGGCGGCGCGGCGCGCATCCCGCTGGACGGCGTCGCCATGCAGACCGTGCTGGCCAAGAGCCTGGGCCCCTTGCCGCGCTGGGAGAACACGCTCAGGGTCGCCAAAGAGACGGGCTATAATATGATACATTTTACTCCTATACAG GAGCTGGGCGGCTCCAACTCGAGCTACAGCATCGCCAACCAGCTGAAGCTGAACCCTCGCTTCGGGCAGGACACGGGGCGGGAGGTCACCTTCGCTGACGTCGAGAACATTGTCGCCAAGATCAAAAACGACTGGAAC ATGCTGTCGATATGCGACGTGGTGCTGAACCACACGGCCAACGAGACGAGCTGGGTGGCGGAGCACCCCGAGGCCACGTACAACTGCGGCTCGTGCGCCTACCTGCGCCCCGCCGCGCTGCTGGACGCCGCGCTCGCCGCCCTCACCGCGCGCGTCGCCCGCGCCCTGCACGCGCCGCCCGTGCCGCCGCGCGTCACGCAACACGCGCACGTCGAG GCCATCAAACACATATTGGAGACGCAGGTAGTCCCAGAGCTGCGCCTGCACGAAATGTACATGTGCAATGTGTCGGAGCTAGTCCAGGAGTTCTACTTTTTGGCGAGAAACAA GGTGCCGGCGGTGAAGGCCCCGGCGGAGGCGGAGCGGCCGGTGCTGAAGCTGGTGGAGGACCCGCAGTACCGCCGCCTCCGCGCCACCGTCGACCTGGACGCCGCTCTGCAGCTCTACAACGTGTACAG GTCGGAGTGTTACGACGAGGAGTCCCGCCTCAAGAAATGCTGTGAGGAGTTGAAGCTGAACCTGGAGCAGCTGAACGAGGCGGCCGCGGAGCAGGTGCGGGGACACCTCCGCGCCGCCGTCGACAACGTGGTCGCCGGCATGAG GTACTACCGCCTGCAATCGGACGGACCCAAGATCGAGGAAGTCAGCGCTAAGAATCCGCTGGTGCCGAG GTACTTCACGTGGGCGTGCGACGTGGAGTCGTGCAGCAGCGCGGAGGTGGAGGCGGCGCTGTACGGGGGGGAGGGGGGCGCGGTGATGGCGCACAACGGCTGGGTCATGGGGGCCGACCCCCTCACGGACTTCgccgcgcgccccgccgccGCCGTCTACCTGCGCCGTGACCTGCTGGCCTGGGGGGACTCCATCAAGCTCAG GTACGGCGACAAGCCGGAGGACAGCCCGTTCCTGTGGGCGCACATGCGGGAGTACGTGGAGCTCACGGCCGAAGTGTTCGACGGACTGCGCCTCGACAACTGCCACTCCACGCCGCTGCAC GTGGCGGAGTACATGCTGGACTGCGCGCGCAACGTCAAGCCGGACCTGTACGTGGTGGCGGAACTCTTCACCAACTCCGACCACGTTGACAACATCTTCGTCAACCGACTGGGCATCACTTCTCTCATCAGAG AGGCTCAGAGCGCGTGGGACTCGCACGAGCAGGGCCGGCTCCTGCACCGGTTcggggggcgcggcgcgggGGCCTTCATGTGGGGGGGGCCGCGCCCCGCCGTGCCGCACGTGGCGCGCGCCGCGCTCTACGACCTCACGCACGACAACCCCTCGCCCATCGACAAGAG ATCCGTCTGGGATTTGTTGCCGTCGTCGGCCTTGGTGTCCATGGCCTGCTGCGCCACGGGGAGCACGCGCGGCTACGACGAGCTGGTCCCCCACCAC GTCCACGTGGTCGACGAGTCGCGGCTGTACTGCGAGTGGAGCGAGGGCGCGGAGCCGGCCGAGGGCGGCGTGGgccccgcctgcgggatcctgGCCGCCAAGCGAGCCCTCAACGAGCTGCACCTACAGCTGGCCCAGGGCGGCTACGACGAG GTGTACGTGGACCAGATGGACGCTGACGTGGTGGCCGTGACGCGCCACGAGCCGCGCTCCCGCCGCTCCGTCATCGCCGTCGCCTTCACCGCCTTCcgcccccccgccgccgccgcccgccgcgcgCCCCCACCCCTCCGCTTTGAGGGACAGCTCGAGCAGATCCTCATCGAAACTGGATTGAGAATCAAGGACCACAC GGCCGGCCCGTTCTCGAAGCACCCCCGCTACATCACCGGGCTCGCGCAGTACGACGCGCCCGTGCGCCGCGACGTGCCGCTCGCGCAGTCCGACGTGTTCGCCGCGGAGAGGACCGAAGGACAAACCACGATCTTGGAATTCAAGCCCTTATCCCCGGGCACTGTGGTCGTCATTCGCGTGGCGCCGCGCCCGGCCGCCGCCAGCGCCGTGGCCGCGCTGCACAGGCACATGGAGCTGGCGGGCGGCGGCGACCCGTACGGCCTGCAGCCGGCCCTGGCCGAGCTCGACCTGGTGGACTTCAACGTGCTGCTGTACAGATGCGACGCGGAGGAGAGGGACGCGGGGGGCGGCGGAGTCTACGAC GTGCCGGGCCACGGGCCCCTCGTGTACGCCGGCCTGCAGGGCGTGATCTCGTTACTCTCGGAGATAACTCCCAACGACGACCTGGGTCACCCGCTGTGCGACAACCTGCGCGCCGGGGACTGGCTCATGGACTACACGTGCGCGCGCCTGGAGAGGGACCCCAGACTGGCTGCCGTGGCCGCCAAGTACAGGGAG GCGTTCCGGCCCATCTCTGCGCTGCCCCGGTTCCTGGTGCCGGCGTActtcgcggcggcggcgggtgcGCTGCACGGCGCGCTGGTGGCGGCGGCGCTGCGGCGGCTGCGCGCGCCCGCGGGGACCCTGCGCGCCGCGCTCGCGCTCACCAGCGTGCAGCTCACAG GGCACGTGCCGAGCGCGACCCTGCCCGCGCCGCTCCCCGCGTCCCCCACCGCGCCGGCCCCCCGCGGCCCCCGCCCCGGCTCGCTGTCCGCCGGCCTGCCGCACTTCGTGGTGGGCTACACGCGCTGCTGGGGGCGCGACACCTTCATAGCGCTCCGCGGCATGTTCCTGCTCACCGGGAGATACGAG GACGCTCGCCTCCACATACTGTCGTACGGGGCGTGTCTCCGGCACGGCCTGATCCCCAACCTGCTGGACTGCGGGAAGAACGCGCGCTACAACTGCCGCGACGCCGTGTGGTGGTGGCTCTACTGCGTGCAGCAG TATTGTAAGGAGGCCCCGGACGGGCTGTCCCTCCTGTCGGAGCCGGTGTGTCGGCTGCAGGCGCGCGAGGAGggcgcccccgccgccgcgccgctgcACGAGCTGCTGCAGGACGCGCTCGACACGCACTTCCAGGGCCTCGTGTTCCGCGAGAGGAACGCCGGCAGGACCATCGACGCGCACATGACCGACAAG gGTTTTAATGTGCAAATCGGCATCGACCCAGAAACCGGGTTCCCGTTCGGTGGCAACGACTCGAATTGCGGCACGTGGATGGACAAGATGGGGTCGTCCGACAAGGCGGGCAACCGCGGACAGCCCGCCACCCCCCGGGACGGCAGCGCCATCGAGCTGGTCGCGCTGGCCTACAGCACCGCGCGCTGGCTGGCCGAGCTGCACCGCGCCGGGCGCTACCCGACCCCGGGGCTGGTGCGCCGCCACCGGGACGGCACGCTCACCTCCTGGACCTTCGCGCAGTGGGCCGACCGCATCCGGGCCTCCTTCGAGCGCCACTTCTGGGTCCCGCCGACCCCCGCCGCGCCCGACGCGCGCCCCGACCTGGTGCACCGCCGCGCCATCTACAAGGACACGCACGGCGCCTCGCGGCCCTGGGCCGACTACCAGCTGCGTTGCAACTTCCCCGTGGCCATGGCGCTCGCCCCCGACCTGTTCGACCCGCGCCACGCCTGGCAGGCCCTGGATCAGGTCGAGAAGCTGCTGCTGGGGCCGCTCGGCGTGAAGACGCTGGACCCGGCCGACTGGGCCTACCGACCGGACTACGACAACTCCAACGACTCGGACGACCCGAGCGTCGCGCACGGCTTCAACTACCACCAGGGCCCCGAGTGGGGCTGGCCGCTCGGCTTCTACGTGCGCGCGCGCCTGGCCTTCGCGCACCCCTGCGGCAAGCACGCCCGCGCCGTCGCCGCCGGGTACCGCGCGCTGGGGCCCTCCGCCGGCGAGCTGCGCGCCTCGCCCTGGCGCGGCCTGCCCGAGCTCACCAACGCGGGCGGCGCCTACTGCCGGGACTCCTGCCGCTCGCAGGCCTGGACCGCCGCCTCCGCGCTGGAGGCCCTGCACGAGCTGCGCGCGGCGCGCCGGGCGCGGCCCCTCGCCGACTGA